The genomic stretch GATTTGTCCAATCCTAAGACTAGCAGAGAATCTGCTGGCTTTTATGTTGAAGAAACCAATTGGATGGATAATTTTTTAAATAGAGGTTATGTGGATACATTTAGAATGTTTAATAAGGAGCCAGGTAATTATACTTGGTGGGATTATAAGACGAGAGCTAGGGAACGTAATGTAGGATGGAGAATTGACTATTTTGTTATAAATAAGGCTTTTCAATCTAAAGTAAAAGATGCTTTAATTTTAAATAAGGTAATGGGTAGTGATCATTGTCCTGTTTTTTTAAAATTAAAGCAATAGATTAATATGTATGGGAGTTATGTATGAGTCGGTATTTTGTAATGGTTTTGTTTTTGTGTATTCATAATCTGATTTTTGGAATAAAGTTGATTAATTTAGAAAGTATTGATTTTTATCGCAGTCTTGAGAAGCAGGATTTATTATTTATAATTCATTTATTAGAACGTGAAAAATATTTAAATCAAAAGGATGAACTCTTTACATATATTGATTTAGCCAATCAGGCTTTGATTGAGAAAGGTACACAGGTTTTGGGTGGCAATGATAAATTGGATGATATGCAACTTATTAATTCTTTGCAACGAGATAATCTGGATAATTATAATAGTTCAAAGTTTGTCTTGCAAGCATCTAAGGCGTTAAATATTTTTGTGTTTTTTGATGATATTGATGGGTTTTTAAAAACATTAGATGGTCGTAGAGTAAGTTTTAGTGATGGTAATTTTGTTATCTTAGATCAGGTTTCTTTTAAAGGTTATGATAATGTTGCAAGTGAACATTCTACTATTGAAATTTATGAGAAAAGTATTCTAAATCCTGATTTTAATAAACTTATTTTAGACAAATTGGGATTTTTTGTTTATATTGGGGAATTAAATAAAAAAATTTATTTTAATGATATTGTAAAATTGTCTAAAGGGGAACTTTTATTTTTATTTTATGAATTGTTTCCTATTTCTAGATTAAAGGGTATAAAGGATTGGTATGATTTTGGATTTACGTCTATTATTAGAGAAATTAAAAAAGTTTATAATACAAGAATTAATTCAAGGAAATTAAAATGAGATGTAAACGCATTAATAATATTACTATATTAAAAGTTGTTTTTTTTGTTTTGAGTTTTATTATTTTATCTTGTTCATCTTCTAAGTTAAGTTTGGATAAAAACTTAGTAAATGGTCAACTTAAAAATGGACTTAAATATTATATTTATAAAAATCAAATTCCAAGTAAATTTGTTCATATGGGAATTTTGTTTAATGTTGGTTCTTTAAACGAAGAGGAAAATGAAAGGGGTTTAGCCCATTATCTTGAACATATGGCTTTTAAAGGTACAGAGGATTATCCTGGTAGTGAAGATATTTTGGAAATTCTCAAAAAATTTGGAATGAAATTTGGAGCTGATCTTAATGCTTATACTACTTTTGATAAAACTTACTATTATCTTGATTTGCCAGATGGTGGTCAGGAGAGTGAAGTTGATGAAGCTTTAAATGTATTGAAAAATTGGGCTTTTCAAATTAAGTTTGATGACTTAGAAATAGATAAAGAACGTAATGTTATTATTGAAGAAAAAAAATATAGAGATAATTATTCTTCTAGAATGTCCAAAAAAATGTTTGAGGTTGTTGGAGGTAATAGTAGATATTTTATTCGATCTCCTATTGGTATTGAAGAGAGGATTTTATCTTTTAAATCAGAGGACTTTAAAAAATTTTATAATAAGTGGTATAGACCAGATTTGACCAGTGTCATTATTGTTGGAGATATTGATCCAAAAGACATTGAAGAGAAGATAAAAAAATTGTTTGCATCTTTTAAGAAACCATTAGATGAGCCTGAAAAAGTTGTAATAAATTTAGATACTGTAATTGATAAAAAATTTGTAAGTATAGATGATGATGAAACCTTATTTCCTAGTATTGAGTTTATTTGTAAAGAAGAGACCAAAGGAGGTATTGTTACTGTTGGGGATCTTAAGAGATATATCGAGAAAAATCTATTAAATAGTCTTTTTATAAATAGATTTTATGAATTAAAGGTTATTGGAACAAATTATTTTAGATCATTTAATAAATTTGGTTCGAATTATAAATCAGATAATAATTATATTTTGATTAAAAATATTTCTTTAACTATCGATCCAGAGCATTTTAAGGAAGCTTTTGAAGGGTTTTTTTATGAAATTGAGAGAATCAGGAAGTTTGGTTTTACGAAAGGAGAGATTGATAAAATTAAGTCCGAAATGATAACTTCTTATACTGTTGATAAAGAGAATCTTAAGAAACAAAAGTCTTCCATCATTGCAGATCATTTGGTGGGTGTTGCTTCATCGAATTTTCACTTGCTTGATGGTAATGAAGTTTTTGACGTTGCTATTAAATGTTTGAATAATATTAGCCCAGATACAATATCAGCTCTTGCTAGTAGTGAGGCCTTTATAGATAATATGACTGTTATTTATAAGTATTCTAAAAAATTACATTCTAATTTAACTTTTGAAGAGTTGCAAAAATTTCGTGATATTGCTTTAAATAAAGAAATTAAACCTTATGATGATGTGTCAATTCAGGGCGAATTCTTCAAAAAATCTTTGCAAAGTAAAAATATTGTTGATGAAAAAGAATTTATAAATGAAATTTCATCTTTTACTTTGGAGAATGGCGTTGAAGTTTATTTTAAACATAATGAAAATAAGAAAAATATAGTTGACTTTACTGCAATTTCTTGGGGTGGTTTATTAAGTGAGGATCCTGAATTGATTCCTGTTTTATCTTTGGCTCCAAGTATAGTTTCTAAATCAGGATATGGGGATTATTCTAAGCTTCAAATTGAAAAATATTTATCAAATAAATTGGTAACATTGATGCCATCGGTTTCTGAGAGAAGTTCACGTATTAATGGTGGTGCTGAGGCTAAAGATCTTGAAACTTTATTTAAGCTTATATATTTTACATTTAATGAAGCCAAGATAGATGATGTTGTTTTGCAGACTACTATTGATGATATGAGTGCAACAATTAAGGCTAGGAAAAATAGTTCTAATTATCTTTTTTCTAATGCTATTAAAAAATTTTATAATAATGATGATTATCGTTTAAGAGATATTCAAGAATCTGATTTGCAAAATATATCAAAAGATATTCTTTTGGATTTTTATAAAAAGAGATTTACTTATGCAGACAATTTCAAATTTATTTTTGTGGGAGATATTGACTTAGATACAATAAAAAAATTTTCAAGTAAATATTTAGGTAATTTAAATTCTAAAAAGCTAAATGAATTTAGAGATTTAGATTATTCTTATAAAAAAAATACGAAAAGAATAGTTGTTGGTAAAAAAGAGGATGCTGCAAGTAGTACTGTATATGTTGCATATCCTTTCACGTTTAATTATACACCTGAAAAAGTCCTAAATTATAGGGCGTTGGCATCTCTTTTGAGTGAAGGTCTTGTTAAAGCTATTAGAAGAGAACAGTCTAGTGTTTATGGAATAGATGCGTCTTTTGATCACTATTTTAGAAAGCATTCTGATTCAGATGGTTTTATTGTTGTGTCTTTTACAGTTGAGCCTAAGGCTTTAGATAGTGTTTTAAAATCTGTTAATGAATATATTTTGGAGAGACAAAAAATAGATTTTGTAGATACTGATTTTGATTATATTAAGAAAAATATTATTAAAAATAATAATATTGCTTCTGAGTCCAATGGTTATTGGAGTTCAGTGATATTAAATTCGGTTTTGTGGCATGATTCTATTATAGATACTTTTAGTAATAAATTTGTTGATGATAATTTAAATAAAGATACAATAAATATGTTATTTAAGAAGATCGATTTTAAGCAAGGAACAGAGATTGTATTAATTCCAAGTAATGATAATTAATTTTCATTATATTGTTTTGTTTTTAATTGCTGTTGTCTTTAAAAAGGATTAATAGTTCTCCCGGTATTAATCCTTTTGTTTGCCATAATAATTTTTCTAATTTTATGGCCCATTGTTCATATTCTTTAAATTCAGTTTTGGAGAAGTAATTGGTGTTAATTAAATAATTTGCTATATTTTCTTTTGGGAGCGCGGTTGTATATGCATAAAATTCATTCATTACTAAATAATTAAATGTGACATCATAACCTATGTTATCTAAAAAATTAATCCAAGATTTTTTGTTATTTGGTGAAATATTTTTATTCCAAAAATTAACAATTTCTTTATTGAAATTATTGTCTGTAAAAAAATACATGTGTAGCATTTCATGCATAAAGATTCTCATTTGGTCTGTTTTTGACATAATTTCATCTTCGGAGTAAGTTGCAAATGCAATGTTTTTTGATTTGTTTTTAATTTTTATTATGTTATTTTCAATATATGCTAATTTGTTGGCTATAATTAAGTTTTTTAAAGTTATTTCTTCTTTATTTAATTTAATATTTGATTTTTGTGCTTCATTAAAAAATGTAATTATATCTTGGAGTCTATAATCATGACCACCCCATCCTACTTTATTTTCTAGTTCAGTATTTGATAATAATCTTCCTCTAAATTCTTTTTTTTCGAGAAAGAATGCCATTCTTTTTAACATTAAGGCTTGATCGTGCAATGTTTTAAATTTTATTATGTATACATTAGGATTTGCTATGAAATTAAAGAATTCAAAAGAATCTCTTCTGTAATTTTTTTTTGTATAATTGAAAATAAGTTTTAAGTCAGCATTTATTGGTTTATTGATTTCATAATAATCATTCAT from Borrelia duttonii Ly encodes the following:
- a CDS encoding M16 family metallopeptidase, which produces MRCKRINNITILKVVFFVLSFIILSCSSSKLSLDKNLVNGQLKNGLKYYIYKNQIPSKFVHMGILFNVGSLNEEENERGLAHYLEHMAFKGTEDYPGSEDILEILKKFGMKFGADLNAYTTFDKTYYYLDLPDGGQESEVDEALNVLKNWAFQIKFDDLEIDKERNVIIEEKKYRDNYSSRMSKKMFEVVGGNSRYFIRSPIGIEERILSFKSEDFKKFYNKWYRPDLTSVIIVGDIDPKDIEEKIKKLFASFKKPLDEPEKVVINLDTVIDKKFVSIDDDETLFPSIEFICKEETKGGIVTVGDLKRYIEKNLLNSLFINRFYELKVIGTNYFRSFNKFGSNYKSDNNYILIKNISLTIDPEHFKEAFEGFFYEIERIRKFGFTKGEIDKIKSEMITSYTVDKENLKKQKSSIIADHLVGVASSNFHLLDGNEVFDVAIKCLNNISPDTISALASSEAFIDNMTVIYKYSKKLHSNLTFEELQKFRDIALNKEIKPYDDVSIQGEFFKKSLQSKNIVDEKEFINEISSFTLENGVEVYFKHNENKKNIVDFTAISWGGLLSEDPELIPVLSLAPSIVSKSGYGDYSKLQIEKYLSNKLVTLMPSVSERSSRINGGAEAKDLETLFKLIYFTFNEAKIDDVVLQTTIDDMSATIKARKNSSNYLFSNAIKKFYNNDDYRLRDIQESDLQNISKDILLDFYKKRFTYADNFKFIFVGDIDLDTIKKFSSKYLGNLNSKKLNEFRDLDYSYKKNTKRIVVGKKEDAASSTVYVAYPFTFNYTPEKVLNYRALASLLSEGLVKAIRREQSSVYGIDASFDHYFRKHSDSDGFIVVSFTVEPKALDSVLKSVNEYILERQKIDFVDTDFDYIKKNIIKNNNIASESNGYWSSVILNSVLWHDSIIDTFSNKFVDDNLNKDTINMLFKKIDFKQGTEIVLIPSNDN